The Ketobacter sp. MCCC 1A13808 genome includes a window with the following:
- a CDS encoding GNAT family N-acetyltransferase encodes MKRHYLTHFFEPNAIAVIGSSERSESIESRLAERLKEQFRGKVWLIQPRSRGLLSSGKSKTFSSVDQIPGKVDLAIIVTGDSEVAEQLRRCADVKIDSVVVLSHIDEQEGFLRKQVIENLRRQAINLEIRMWGPDGYGFNRPINGIRATLDQVDVRPGKIALISHSSAICRAVTDWANAAGLGFSAIISLEQAASVHAGDILDFLVIDEQTECILMFAEGVQDSRTFLSGLRGVARSKPVIILKTGRHMEITGSHLSHTGALVGNDTVFNAALERAGIVRADSMTDLFLAARAFPIHRSVRGDRLAVISLGLGPALMACDKALDLDLPLAKLDKTNEAKLASLISISSSENPVYSSQFRLDEEFVEACNTIATDSNVDFLVILITPPRGEVIKDIYDRLQKIQKTSYKPIVVGCMGGDSLADLRRNLQQRGIPVFSSPENAIKAAKYLTTYFKNRTYLIQAPSSLEHLAKPDIEGARLIIEGVLQEGRKILNQLESRAVLKAFNIPINPSWNTHSANEALVAAESIGFPVVLKINSPDISHKADVSGVSLNVHNAPAVRSAYKKIIDDVTAKKPDAKINGVIVEKMAVSDCNRELLMGIKHDDVFGPVIVFGHGGSLVEVLQDIAISLPPLNPLLASSLIDGPKVSQMLGQFRNMPAVDRKLLENIVLRLSEIASELPWVKNLEINPLVIDDQRALVLDALIEVDYIPPAQKRYEHMAIHPYPVYLETEWQLRNGVDVKIRPIRPEDATMERAFIESLSEKSRYYRFMHNVKRVTPEMLARFTQIDYHREMALVALVEEAGEQREIGVSRYVINPDGASCEFAVVILDQWQHTGIGYKLMELLIEAARNKGMEYMDGIVLRDNIPMRKLARSMGFDLRDHEQDEDIVYIIKKL; translated from the coding sequence ATGAAAAGGCACTATCTCACGCATTTCTTCGAACCCAATGCCATCGCGGTGATCGGGTCCAGTGAGCGTAGCGAATCCATTGAATCCAGATTGGCCGAGCGTTTGAAAGAGCAATTTCGTGGCAAAGTCTGGCTTATCCAGCCTCGATCCCGGGGGTTGCTCAGCAGTGGTAAATCCAAAACCTTCAGCTCAGTCGACCAGATCCCCGGCAAGGTGGATCTAGCCATCATTGTCACCGGTGATTCCGAGGTGGCTGAGCAGTTAAGGCGTTGTGCCGACGTTAAAATTGACTCTGTGGTGGTCTTGTCACATATCGATGAGCAGGAGGGTTTCCTCAGAAAACAAGTAATCGAAAATTTGCGACGTCAGGCGATTAACCTGGAGATTCGCATGTGGGGACCGGATGGCTATGGATTCAACCGGCCGATTAACGGCATTCGCGCCACCTTGGATCAGGTGGATGTGCGGCCGGGCAAAATCGCATTGATTTCACATTCAAGTGCAATCTGCCGGGCGGTGACCGATTGGGCAAACGCCGCGGGCTTGGGTTTTTCCGCCATAATTTCGCTGGAGCAGGCGGCCAGCGTACATGCAGGCGATATATTGGATTTTCTGGTCATCGATGAGCAAACAGAATGTATCCTAATGTTTGCAGAAGGTGTCCAGGATTCCAGAACGTTCCTTTCCGGGTTGCGCGGGGTTGCACGTAGCAAACCGGTGATCATTTTAAAAACCGGGCGTCACATGGAAATTACCGGTTCGCACTTGTCCCATACTGGCGCACTGGTCGGTAACGATACCGTTTTCAACGCAGCGTTGGAGCGGGCCGGGATCGTACGGGCTGATTCAATGACCGATTTATTTTTGGCAGCGCGTGCGTTTCCCATTCATCGCAGTGTCCGCGGTGATCGCCTTGCTGTTATTTCGCTGGGTTTGGGGCCAGCGCTGATGGCCTGCGATAAGGCCCTGGATCTGGATCTACCATTAGCGAAGCTGGATAAAACCAATGAAGCCAAGCTGGCGTCACTCATTTCAATCAGTTCAAGCGAAAATCCGGTCTACAGCAGTCAATTCCGTTTGGATGAAGAATTCGTGGAAGCCTGTAACACAATCGCCACCGACAGTAACGTTGATTTCCTGGTGATTCTGATCACACCACCACGAGGCGAGGTAATTAAGGATATTTATGACCGCTTGCAAAAAATACAAAAGACCAGCTACAAGCCCATCGTTGTTGGTTGCATGGGTGGGGATTCTTTGGCGGATCTGCGAAGAAACCTTCAGCAACGGGGTATCCCGGTGTTCTCCTCACCAGAGAACGCGATCAAGGCTGCAAAGTATCTGACTACCTACTTTAAAAACCGTACCTATCTGATACAGGCTCCATCCTCGCTGGAACACCTGGCAAAACCGGATATAGAAGGTGCTCGTTTAATAATTGAGGGCGTACTTCAGGAAGGGCGTAAGATTCTCAATCAGCTTGAATCCAGGGCGGTGCTGAAAGCGTTCAATATCCCGATTAATCCCAGTTGGAATACGCACTCTGCGAACGAAGCGCTGGTAGCGGCAGAGTCCATTGGTTTTCCGGTTGTATTGAAAATTAACTCGCCGGATATCAGCCATAAAGCCGATGTGTCCGGGGTTTCCTTGAATGTGCATAATGCGCCTGCAGTACGGTCTGCCTATAAAAAAATAATTGATGATGTAACCGCGAAGAAACCGGATGCCAAAATCAACGGGGTTATAGTCGAAAAAATGGCGGTATCCGATTGCAATCGCGAATTGTTAATGGGGATAAAGCACGACGATGTATTCGGGCCCGTTATCGTGTTCGGCCACGGTGGCAGCCTGGTGGAAGTGCTGCAGGATATCGCCATTAGTTTACCGCCTTTAAACCCGTTATTGGCTTCGTCCCTAATCGACGGGCCGAAAGTCTCCCAGATGTTGGGACAGTTTCGTAATATGCCCGCCGTGGACCGTAAACTGTTAGAGAATATTGTTTTGCGCTTATCTGAAATTGCCAGCGAATTGCCTTGGGTGAAGAATTTGGAAATCAACCCGTTGGTGATTGATGACCAGCGTGCGCTGGTTCTGGATGCCCTGATTGAGGTGGATTACATCCCGCCCGCTCAAAAGCGTTACGAACATATGGCGATTCATCCCTACCCGGTATATCTTGAAACGGAGTGGCAATTACGTAACGGAGTTGATGTCAAAATACGCCCCATCCGACCGGAGGACGCGACCATGGAGCGGGCATTCATCGAAAGTTTGTCTGAAAAGTCCCGTTACTATCGGTTTATGCATAATGTAAAACGGGTGACACCGGAAATGCTCGCGCGATTTACTCAAATCGACTATCACCGGGAAATGGCGCTGGTTGCTCTGGTGGAAGAAGCTGGTGAGCAACGTGAAATTGGCGTTAGCCGCTACGTAATAAACCCGGATGGGGCGAGTTGCGAGTTCGCGGTGGTCATTCTGGATCAGTGGCAACATACCGGCATCGGCTACAAGCTGATGGAGTTGTTAATTGAGGCGGCTCGCAATAAGGGTATGGAATATATGGATGGAATTGTGCTGCGAGACAATATCCCGATGCGTAAACTTGCCCGGTCTATGGGATTCGATCTCCGGGATCATGAACAGGATGAAGACATCGTTTACATCATTAAAAAACTTTAA
- a CDS encoding FAD-dependent oxidoreductase has protein sequence MGQQIVVLAGGGHAHIEVIRRFSGQMPNKAAQKAIRLMLISPARHCVYSGMVPGVMAGHYEVKQALIDLSELCREHNARWVQGEVVQVDPATRQLVLKDGRRVRYDVVSLDVGSATNTQGLSGDTSKYAVKPLLSFLERWQGFVSGAGQGEGKKLLVAGGGVAGIELILAAKHRLPFIEGYLVSRNGILGSHNPRVKRAVNFALNREGIRVMEQLDVVAVGKAEKYGGIVTHLSDSSTLTVDFLLLCTEARAHYWLESGGLPTAESGYIPVNSNLQIIGYPGHFAVGDTAAFNPPLAKAGVYPVRQAPVLSYNLFAYAEGRPLRHYRPQSHFLNLIATGDQRAIASRGWFYCRGHWVWKWKNRIDQKFVRQYKT, from the coding sequence ATGGGGCAACAAATTGTTGTTCTGGCAGGCGGTGGGCACGCTCATATCGAAGTGATCCGGCGTTTTTCCGGGCAAATGCCGAATAAGGCAGCACAGAAAGCGATTCGTTTGATGTTGATTAGCCCCGCCAGGCACTGTGTGTATTCCGGAATGGTCCCCGGCGTGATGGCCGGACACTATGAGGTTAAGCAGGCTTTGATTGATTTGTCAGAACTGTGCCGGGAACATAATGCGCGCTGGGTTCAGGGGGAAGTGGTTCAAGTGGACCCGGCAACCAGACAGCTGGTTCTGAAAGACGGGCGCAGGGTCCGATATGATGTTGTATCGCTTGATGTGGGCAGCGCAACGAATACACAGGGTCTGTCGGGTGACACAAGCAAGTACGCTGTTAAACCTCTCTTGTCGTTTTTAGAGCGTTGGCAAGGGTTTGTCTCTGGTGCGGGACAGGGCGAAGGCAAAAAACTATTAGTCGCCGGAGGTGGGGTAGCGGGCATTGAGCTGATATTGGCAGCCAAGCATCGGTTGCCGTTTATAGAAGGCTACTTGGTTAGCCGCAATGGCATCCTGGGTTCGCACAACCCACGGGTGAAGCGAGCGGTTAACTTCGCCCTTAATCGCGAAGGCATCCGGGTGATGGAGCAATTAGACGTTGTTGCTGTGGGTAAGGCAGAAAAATACGGTGGAATCGTGACGCACTTGTCAGATTCGTCCACACTGACAGTGGATTTTTTATTACTGTGCACAGAGGCTCGTGCCCATTATTGGTTGGAGTCCGGTGGCTTGCCCACTGCAGAATCAGGTTATATACCGGTGAACTCCAACCTTCAGATAATCGGATACCCCGGCCATTTTGCGGTGGGCGACACTGCGGCATTTAACCCGCCTCTTGCCAAAGCCGGTGTCTACCCGGTTCGGCAGGCACCGGTGTTGTCGTATAATCTATTCGCCTATGCCGAAGGTAGGCCGCTGCGCCATTACCGCCCGCAATCTCATTTTTTGAATTTGATTGCCACCGGAGATCAGCGTGCAATTGCCAGCCGCGGATGGTTTTATTGTCGCGGCCACTGGGTATGGAAATGGAAAAATCGAATCGATCAGAAATTTGTGAGGCAATATAAAACGTGA
- a CDS encoding tRNA(Met) cytidine acetyltransferase TmcA: MNRNFRIPEPFFILSQAMRSAGFRLPVLVEGTSEWCFRWVADCLEQLQTDCIDHQVLWFSHRAPDSAWRLAENRVHHELGREADYLVFDGFSGVNVDALAAMSGALKQGGSMFILLPPLSELPEFEDPFYESLAVVPCTANQVTHNYLTRLAGILSSSRQVVRVRQDERYIFPTHLPEPAKATYWICNNERIQPEPLSESGFAITPDQQEAVQAVLGVLSGHRRRPLVLLADRGRGKSAAIGLALKALRGKEKTIAVTAPRRESVETLMRFADPDQSAYVTFYAPDYLLDTLPEADLLVVDEAAAIAPDLLVRMLKHYSRVVMATTVRGYEGTGRGFEIRFQKLLDREYPGWKRLNLIEPIRWQPGDWLEDLINSALMPSGNAVSATCDPGSVEFSELEYESLSEAELGDVFELLTNAHYKTRPADLRTLMDGSNVRTFILKAGAQLVAVAMVAEEGKLPTDLSHRILQGQRRPKGHILPQTLAVHLGQEDALQMRHWRIIRIAVQPFWHSQGFGSQLLAHLRVKAEKERVDTLGSVFSANCQLLSFWRRNNFHLLRMGYTRESTTGGYSALVVQALSEYSAPIHACAMTRFSEDLPRNLTDVHRALPVDLVLQVVFMAAQQSAVNVSLLSRDQRFLSDYLAGYKTYENGSASLFRWVWYWLWNRLPHWKTVAEVPWQTFEVVILKVIQNRSWSEIVEMMELTGNKQARKQLKEALSQLTTIDIESEYK, translated from the coding sequence GTGAATCGTAATTTTCGGATTCCGGAACCCTTTTTCATTTTATCCCAGGCCATGCGCAGTGCCGGTTTTCGTTTGCCCGTGCTGGTGGAGGGTACTTCCGAATGGTGTTTTCGTTGGGTGGCCGATTGCCTGGAACAACTTCAAACCGATTGCATTGATCATCAGGTATTGTGGTTCTCCCATCGCGCACCGGACAGTGCTTGGCGTCTTGCTGAGAACCGGGTTCACCATGAATTGGGTCGTGAAGCGGATTACCTTGTGTTTGACGGTTTTTCCGGTGTTAACGTTGATGCGCTAGCGGCTATGAGCGGAGCACTCAAGCAGGGGGGGAGCATGTTCATTCTACTTCCCCCGTTGTCCGAGCTGCCTGAATTCGAAGACCCTTTTTATGAATCACTTGCCGTTGTTCCTTGCACAGCGAATCAGGTAACCCATAATTATCTTACAAGGTTGGCCGGAATACTAAGTTCTTCACGACAAGTGGTCCGAGTCCGGCAAGATGAAAGATACATTTTTCCTACCCATTTGCCTGAGCCCGCCAAAGCGACGTATTGGATCTGCAATAACGAAAGGATACAGCCAGAGCCGCTTTCTGAATCCGGCTTTGCTATAACGCCGGATCAACAAGAAGCCGTGCAAGCGGTATTGGGAGTATTAAGCGGGCATCGGCGCAGGCCGCTTGTTTTGCTGGCGGATCGCGGCCGAGGGAAAAGTGCAGCAATCGGGTTGGCGCTGAAAGCGTTACGGGGAAAAGAGAAAACGATCGCTGTCACCGCACCCAGGCGTGAATCCGTCGAAACACTGATGCGTTTTGCGGATCCGGATCAATCCGCTTACGTCACGTTCTATGCTCCAGACTACCTGCTTGACACTTTGCCGGAAGCGGATTTACTGGTGGTCGATGAGGCCGCAGCGATTGCGCCGGACCTGTTAGTAAGGATGCTAAAGCATTACTCGCGCGTGGTTATGGCGACGACAGTGCGCGGTTATGAAGGAACAGGACGAGGCTTCGAAATCCGTTTTCAGAAGTTATTGGATCGCGAATATCCGGGCTGGAAAAGACTAAATCTGATAGAGCCCATTCGTTGGCAGCCCGGAGATTGGCTGGAAGATTTGATTAATTCAGCGCTCATGCCTTCAGGCAACGCTGTCTCGGCGACCTGCGATCCGGGTTCTGTCGAATTTTCCGAACTGGAATACGAAAGCCTGTCGGAAGCGGAGTTGGGTGATGTGTTTGAGTTATTGACCAACGCACACTATAAAACACGGCCGGCGGATCTGCGCACCCTAATGGATGGGTCAAACGTGCGCACCTTTATTTTAAAAGCAGGGGCTCAGTTGGTTGCCGTTGCCATGGTGGCAGAAGAGGGGAAATTGCCCACCGACCTGTCGCACCGGATCCTGCAAGGTCAACGTCGACCGAAAGGGCATATATTGCCACAAACTTTGGCTGTTCATCTTGGACAGGAGGACGCGTTGCAGATGCGACATTGGCGGATTATACGCATCGCAGTCCAGCCGTTTTGGCACTCGCAAGGCTTCGGCAGCCAGCTACTCGCTCACTTGCGAGTGAAGGCTGAGAAAGAACGGGTAGATACTCTTGGTTCGGTATTCTCTGCTAATTGTCAGTTATTGTCATTTTGGAGGCGTAATAATTTTCACCTGTTAAGGATGGGCTATACGCGGGAATCGACAACCGGAGGCTACTCTGCGCTGGTTGTGCAAGCCTTGTCGGAATATTCGGCACCGATACACGCTTGTGCAATGACCCGATTCAGCGAGGATTTGCCCCGCAATTTAACCGATGTACACCGTGCCTTGCCGGTCGATCTAGTGCTACAGGTCGTTTTTATGGCTGCTCAGCAAAGTGCAGTTAATGTTTCGCTTTTGTCCCGTGATCAACGTTTTCTTAGCGATTATCTGGCAGGTTATAAAACTTACGAAAATGGCTCTGCAAGTCTTTTTCGTTGGGTTTGGTATTGGTTATGGAACCGATTGCCACATTGGAAGACTGTGGCTGAAGTACCATGGCAAACGTTCGAGGTGGTGATTCTTAAAGTCATTCAAAACCGAAGCTGGTCGGAAATTGTTGAGATGATGGAGTTGACCGGAAACAAGCAAGCAAGGAAGCAGCTGAAAGAGGCATTGTCGCAGCTGACAACAATTGATATCGAATCGGAGTATAAATGA
- a CDS encoding histone deacetylase family protein has product MLTAFLSHKDCELHDMGGGHPESPLRIAAIRDYLMERQLWDVLNHIDAPKIDKKHLYRVHSRDYVDSIYRRFPSKKMQSLGEDMVANQYTLDAALRSAGAVCKAIDLVLSGDANNAFCSVRPPGHHAEKSRAMGFCVFSNVAVGAAYAIHKHALTRVAILDFDVHHGNGTENILQYDERVLFCSSFQYPFYPFVIPDQTRSNIVHTPMHAGTCSQEFRQWISETWLPKLRAFSPQLILISAGFDAHQADPLADVFLDERDYGWITDEINSVAQASCAGCIVSSLEGGYDLTALSRSVYQHIKSLAGV; this is encoded by the coding sequence ATGCTAACCGCTTTTCTCAGTCACAAAGATTGCGAACTACATGATATGGGGGGCGGCCATCCGGAATCTCCGCTGCGTATCGCCGCTATCCGCGACTACCTGATGGAACGTCAGTTATGGGATGTGCTTAATCATATCGATGCACCAAAGATCGATAAAAAACACCTTTACCGCGTCCACAGTCGTGACTATGTGGATTCAATATATCGACGTTTTCCCAGCAAAAAAATGCAGTCATTGGGTGAGGATATGGTGGCCAACCAATATACCCTGGATGCGGCGCTGAGGTCTGCTGGCGCTGTATGTAAGGCTATTGACCTGGTGTTATCCGGCGATGCGAATAACGCTTTTTGCTCGGTTCGCCCGCCGGGGCATCATGCGGAAAAAAGCCGAGCCATGGGTTTTTGTGTGTTCAGCAATGTGGCGGTAGGGGCAGCCTATGCGATTCACAAACACGCACTCACGCGGGTAGCGATACTCGATTTTGATGTACATCACGGCAACGGCACAGAAAATATTTTGCAATACGATGAGCGTGTGCTGTTTTGTTCCAGTTTCCAATATCCCTTCTATCCTTTCGTCATTCCCGACCAAACACGTTCTAATATTGTGCATACGCCGATGCATGCAGGCACCTGTAGTCAGGAGTTTCGTCAGTGGATCAGTGAAACCTGGCTCCCAAAATTACGGGCGTTCAGTCCACAACTTATATTGATTAGTGCCGGATTCGACGCGCACCAGGCTGACCCGTTGGCTGACGTGTTTCTGGATGAGCGTGATTACGGCTGGATAACCGATGAAATAAATAGCGTTGCGCAAGCCAGTTGTGCTGGCTGCATTGTTTCAAGCTTGGAAGGCGGATACGATTTAACCGCGTTATCGCGATCCGTTTACCAGCATATAAAATCCCTGGCCGGCGTTTAA
- a CDS encoding diguanylate cyclase has product MPYLNRFFMPILALLLLSGTVTSVIAANVLELTDTRTRTLQSDPLWNPAGPFDHDARTMPDTSALVPVTAISPRTDLWYRFDIVNRNEQQKWFINTTNSLVQQVTVYSRNGRQLRIGQNGFKRTYPFDLTSAVPLTLATNNATTIWVNVQAPYIAETALLTLMPQKQFFSRHFNYSSMILIALGAMLALVVYNAFLYFPTRDPSFIWYAGYQLLCTFAWAVQFKVMLYCFNVGLDQSTLYFPFYIAGAASLMFAITFLRLPNSGIITYFIQAFAIALVVCGVVGLFLPIKLYYQILAGSTFAWLTVMLLLGIWRYKQGYRPARFYVAGFAIMSTVLVFILGGSLAGNSLFENQMLWALWAQLIDAVALALALADRINFLRKSRQHADKRASTDRLTGLPNRTAFERDVRAWEAGYHDGVVQEFFLTFIDVDGLKQVNDRNGHNEGDRLLTLVARWLSKQINPQHIYRIGGDEFVILSRKQMMWNLSSLHNELDNQGFPNSDLSIGSSSYSESGSRSALLKLADERMYAVKTSNR; this is encoded by the coding sequence ATGCCGTATTTAAACCGCTTTTTTATGCCAATACTCGCTCTGCTCCTGCTGAGCGGAACCGTTACTTCCGTTATTGCGGCAAATGTGCTTGAGCTAACGGATACCCGTACCCGCACGCTTCAATCAGACCCACTGTGGAATCCCGCAGGCCCGTTCGATCACGATGCCCGAACCATGCCGGACACTTCGGCACTGGTTCCAGTGACAGCGATCAGCCCGCGCACAGACCTTTGGTATCGGTTCGACATTGTTAATCGCAATGAACAACAAAAATGGTTCATCAACACCACTAATTCTCTGGTTCAGCAGGTTACCGTTTATAGCCGCAATGGCAGGCAACTGCGCATTGGACAAAACGGATTTAAACGAACCTATCCGTTTGATCTGACCAGCGCCGTGCCGCTGACCCTGGCCACCAATAATGCCACCACAATCTGGGTCAACGTGCAGGCTCCCTATATCGCTGAAACGGCACTTCTTACCCTTATGCCGCAAAAGCAATTTTTTTCACGACACTTCAATTACTCCAGCATGATCTTAATCGCACTCGGTGCGATGTTGGCACTGGTTGTTTACAATGCGTTCTTGTACTTCCCGACCCGTGATCCCTCTTTTATCTGGTATGCAGGCTACCAACTACTGTGCACTTTCGCATGGGCGGTCCAATTCAAGGTTATGCTTTATTGCTTCAACGTAGGCCTTGACCAGAGCACGCTATACTTTCCCTTCTATATCGCGGGCGCCGCCAGTCTGATGTTTGCTATCACCTTTTTAAGGCTGCCGAACTCCGGAATAATCACCTATTTTATCCAGGCTTTCGCAATTGCCCTGGTGGTCTGTGGTGTTGTGGGGCTGTTTCTTCCTATAAAGCTTTACTATCAGATCCTGGCCGGTTCCACGTTTGCATGGTTGACGGTAATGTTGCTATTGGGCATTTGGCGTTACAAACAAGGGTATCGACCTGCTCGATTCTATGTCGCCGGATTTGCCATCATGAGTACCGTGTTGGTGTTTATTCTAGGCGGCAGTCTGGCGGGTAACAGCCTGTTCGAAAATCAAATGCTGTGGGCGTTATGGGCTCAGCTAATTGACGCTGTCGCATTGGCATTAGCGCTGGCTGACCGCATCAATTTCCTCCGTAAATCGAGGCAGCACGCGGATAAACGAGCCTCCACCGATCGCCTGACCGGACTGCCGAACCGTACCGCATTTGAACGCGACGTCCGCGCCTGGGAAGCCGGATACCACGATGGGGTTGTGCAGGAATTCTTTCTGACCTTCATTGATGTGGACGGATTGAAGCAGGTTAATGACCGCAACGGACACAACGAAGGCGACCGACTACTCACCTTGGTCGCACGCTGGCTCAGCAAACAAATTAATCCGCAACATATCTACCGCATTGGCGGGGACGAGTTCGTCATTTTATCTCGTAAACAGATGATGTGGAACCTGTCCAGCTTACACAACGAGCTGGATAATCAAGGCTTCCCCAACTCCGATCTAAGCATTGGCAGCAGCAGTTATTCTGAAAGCGGAAGTCGATCTGCTTTATTGAAACTTGCCGATGAAAGAATGTACGCCGTCAAAACAAGCAACCGGTAA
- a CDS encoding alpha/beta hydrolase yields MSIQHRSSASGSFSVAMMNTIIRSPLMPELTVDPTKIKKSRASMDFFGKLMPVARGVVVRQQKVGGVECEIHQPNNAPANRVLIYFHGGGYSLGSPRTHRHIVSRLASEAALRAVVPDYSKSPEAPYPAPIEDAVAVYKAILDQGIKPANVFLAGDSAGGNLVLVTLLRLKSLGLSMPAAACCISPWTDLTVSGNTINTKTDTDHMLSGTLLNQFADNYCLGLGQGARRDQPGLSPLFADLSGLPPLLIQVGSEEVLLDDALRFTEKAEAAGVKVSLQVWEKMQHVWHLLFLFVKDGKLAISEMAHFLDQSG; encoded by the coding sequence ATGTCGATTCAACACAGATCGTCCGCATCAGGCTCGTTTTCTGTCGCGATGATGAATACGATTATACGCTCTCCGCTTATGCCCGAACTAACAGTCGATCCCACCAAAATTAAAAAAAGCCGCGCCAGCATGGATTTTTTCGGCAAGCTGATGCCGGTGGCAAGAGGGGTCGTGGTCAGGCAACAGAAAGTAGGCGGGGTTGAATGTGAAATTCACCAACCGAATAATGCTCCGGCAAATCGGGTGTTGATTTATTTTCATGGTGGCGGGTATTCCCTGGGCTCGCCTCGAACCCATCGACATATCGTATCCCGTCTTGCATCTGAAGCGGCCTTGCGGGCAGTAGTGCCGGATTACAGCAAATCGCCGGAAGCGCCGTATCCTGCGCCGATTGAGGATGCTGTGGCAGTGTATAAAGCAATTCTGGATCAAGGGATAAAACCGGCCAATGTGTTTCTGGCCGGCGATTCGGCGGGTGGCAATTTAGTGTTGGTGACCCTGCTAAGGTTAAAATCACTGGGATTGTCGATGCCCGCGGCTGCCTGTTGTATATCCCCGTGGACTGATCTGACCGTCAGTGGTAATACAATTAACACCAAAACCGATACGGATCACATGCTCAGTGGAACGCTGCTCAATCAATTCGCAGACAACTATTGCCTTGGCTTGGGGCAGGGCGCCCGCCGGGACCAGCCCGGTCTATCTCCGTTATTTGCTGATCTGTCGGGGTTGCCTCCACTGCTGATTCAGGTGGGTTCAGAGGAAGTGCTTCTGGACGACGCGTTGCGCTTTACCGAGAAAGCCGAAGCCGCTGGCGTAAAGGTTAGTTTGCAGGTGTGGGAAAAAATGCAGCACGTTTGGCATCTCCTTTTTTTGTTTGTTAAAGACGGTAAACTGGCGATATCGGAAATGGCACACTTTCTTGATCAGTCGGGCTAA
- a CDS encoding DUF6901 family protein, protein MDRNFIKRVRYEFIFKSHENFQYEVDIDPNTLEHPAPLGQAPEWTNLEVDKCPHCPLNPETSEHCPLARRIAPILGFSAHPAFESVQLKVHKDNMTIESQTTVQEAYRSLIGLVMATSGCPHTGFFKPMAWFHLPFATQDETLFRACATFLLFQFFDPVEPESENHFTDLKQVYEHIHIVNQHIAKRLKKASASESTLNALTILDIFAQSFLPTLNQSLQELSFLFRPGVNEVSFDNP, encoded by the coding sequence ATGGACAGAAATTTCATCAAGCGGGTACGGTACGAGTTCATCTTTAAATCTCATGAGAATTTTCAATATGAGGTGGACATCGACCCTAATACCCTTGAGCACCCGGCACCCTTGGGGCAAGCTCCTGAGTGGACAAACCTGGAAGTAGACAAGTGCCCTCATTGCCCGCTCAATCCAGAGACCAGCGAACACTGCCCTCTGGCACGGCGAATTGCACCAATTTTAGGCTTTAGCGCTCACCCGGCTTTTGAATCGGTACAACTGAAAGTGCATAAAGACAATATGACCATCGAAAGTCAAACTACCGTTCAGGAAGCGTACCGCTCTCTTATCGGTTTGGTCATGGCGACCAGCGGCTGCCCGCATACCGGTTTCTTTAAACCCATGGCATGGTTCCACCTCCCTTTCGCAACTCAGGACGAAACGTTGTTTCGGGCCTGCGCGACTTTTTTACTGTTTCAGTTTTTCGACCCTGTCGAACCCGAATCTGAAAACCATTTCACCGATTTAAAACAAGTTTATGAGCATATACATATAGTGAATCAACACATTGCCAAACGACTAAAAAAAGCATCTGCGTCGGAGTCTACTTTGAACGCACTCACCATATTGGATATTTTCGCCCAATCATTCTTGCCCACGTTAAACCAATCACTACAGGAGCTGTCCTTTTTGTTCAGGCCTGGCGTGAACGAGGTGAGTTTCGATAACCCTTAA